The DNA sequence CCTTttctctgtcactcagaaacataTTCCAGTGTCTTCCTGGCAGTGTGTGCGCATGTAGGCTACCTGCACCACCACCCCATCCTccgaagcataggctactgtagcctcTCAACTTTACAAGCATGATTCAGAAATGTTTAATTAGAGAGTAATACACAAACTTTTTCAATACTAGTTAAGGATACACATTCATCacatttcacattggatttattaactacaaaacagtaagatgtgtttttaattctgatgctgctctgcacacacaagcgtgttagctagctagctctagtacgctccatagcaagctgctctatccacACAGTTTGGTGAAGTAATTAAATGTagagttaaataaatacaaaattatgATTTCAGAAGTTTAACAAGGAAGAGAAATTAACAATATAAACAAATATTTTTGTTTGGTTCAAAGCATTAAGAACTTTCTTTTGCAGGTCAGAACAATGGAACGGAACCCCCAAAATAATGGTTATGTTCAGAACTAAACAAAAGGAAAatgattttggttccaaccactgctCTCTACCAAATAACAGCAAATGTTTGGTTTTCCCTTCCCCAAACAAACCACTACCAGCAGTCCAAGCTAAACTAttgtttgagaaattgctctttgttaAGAAGCTAATTtggtttctttttgaccattttaattgaaaacaatcacagtaaagtacttaattgttactcagaaatgattaaatattgaaataaaaacagctgcattggaccttctCCAGTGGTAAGCATATTCAAGGATGCTCTACGTCCAAGTAGATTGGGGAAAGTTTACTGATCGCATGCGGATATTGAAAAGGTTTAATAACCTTGGAAGCTCATTCAATCAAGAGGCCTGTGGAGATTGGAAAGACAAGGTGTTTGCTGTTAGTTGTCGGCTGTTCCCAGTGGTGAAGTACCTTTGAGACAAGAGGCTGCTGGTAGCCTGACGTTGATTAATGGCGTAGCCTTGTAACGTGTCATTGTGCTCAATGACCTGTCAGCATCTGTGCAGAACCgtagtattttttttgttgcttcagGGATGTCAGAAAAAGTGATATAGTCAGAAAAGTTTTGGGAATATGTTTGATTGAGCTAGTTAGTTGGATCAGTAAATGCTTGGGGGACGATTGGATTATCTTTGAATAGACATGTACATCAATACACAAATATCTTCACAGAGCTacaggatttttgttgttgtgattaGTGTGTTTATATATTCCTACACCACCATTTATTTTGGGTGTGCGTCTACCGGGGTGTATTCATTATTCATTACACTGATTATTTAGCTAAACGTAATGAATACTATACCCTATTGTCAACTGTTCATATTCAGATCGTCTCCTCAACAATATCAATGATGACGATTTTGTTAAACATTTCTACATTTAAAAATATTCAAAACAAGACCTCATAATCATGTTTGTAGTAATTCGATATAGAACATTTTAGATCATGGGTTTCTGTTAAATGTTTTGCAGCATTCCAACAGATGGCACTGTTGAAATATGGAAATGTTTGTTGGATATTTGCCACCATCACAGTATTGGTGCATTTCCAATCAAACAAAAATACATATTGTGTCGGAGATAGGGTTGTTTAATACATTGGCACCTTTGTTATAAAAAACACTTTAAATTAAGTGAAATATGTAAACATATGTCAATTTGTCATTGACACTATTCTGGAATCAACATTCTAAAATGCTGGGATTCATTAATGTCTGAATGTTTGTACCtgtatataatatttttttttatatacttttTGTTTCCAGATCATCTTCAGACTTTAAGACTAGATGAAGTTAGGTAATATTGTATTGtataaatatttataatactgcCCCTTTAAAAGGCTGGAACTGCAGCACCTCCCCTTTCACACagaggattatgtcatcatggtttCCCCCAGACTCTGGACAAATGATGCTGGGAGTCGCTCAGAGGGATTTTTTtctcctctatcgctctctcctgGCATTTGCTCTCTCCATTAGTGAGGTGACAGTGGCTGGGGGAACGGATGCACTGTCTccatcttttctctctttctttctctctctctctctctctctctctctctctctctctctctctctctctctcctcagctaaTTCTAACAGCAGGGATGTAGTCCTCTGTCTCTTTCAAACTTCAGCACCGGCTATGCTGTGAACTCCTTGGTGACCGCTGTTGATTCTTTTGGGACCTTTTTCTTCTCTTGCTCTTCACTGAGCTTGTTTGAGAGGATCTATACCTTAATGAGTTTGGAAGGGGAGGTGTTTGATTTCGCTCTATAACCTGGTGGAACTACGGGACCATGGCCATGAAGGAAACCATTCTGCCCATCACCGAGGTGTCCGCCCCGGCCCCGCCCCCGAACCCAGAGGTGGTGGAGCTAAATGTGGGTGGCCAGGTGTACGTCACCAAGCGCTCTACCCTGGTCAGTGTGCCCGACACCACCCTGCATGCCATGTTCGCCCGGTGCCCACCGCTGGAGCTGCCGAGGGACAGCCGAGGTCGATTCTTCATCGACCGCGATGGCTTCCTGTTCCGCTACGTGCTGGACTTCCTGCGAGACCGCCAGCTGGTGCTGCCCGACCACTTTCCCGAGCGCGAGCGTCTGCAGCGGGAGGCTGAGCACTTCCAGCTGGGCGAGCTGCTGCGCCTCCTGGGGCCCCGCGTAGGTTCCAAGCAGGGCTCCATGAACGATGAGGGCTGCCACAGCGACATCGAGGAGAGCTCGCAAAGCAGCGAGTACCCCACAGGTCGAACCTCGACTTCCTCAGACAAGAGGTCAGGGTTCATCACCATCGGCTACAGGGGCTCCTACACTACAGTGCGAGACAACCAAGCCGACGCCAAGTTCCGACGCGTGGCACGGATCATGGTGTGCGGACGCATCGCCCTGGCCAAAGAGGTGTTTGGGGAAACACTGAACGAGAGCCGGGACCCCGACAGGCCGCCGGAGAAGTACACTTCGCGGTTTTACCTCAAGTTCACCTACCTGGAGCAGGCATTTGACCGGCTTTCTGAGGTGGGCTTTACAATGGTGGCGTGTAACTCCACGGGAACAGCCGCTTTTGTCAACCAGTACAGGGACGACAAAATCTGGAGCAGCTACACGGAGTACATCTTCTTCAGTAAGTGACTTCTCACCCATTCATTAACATACATATTGGATAGGTGGGTCCAACATGTTTTCTCAGGTTTTAGAAGTATTGTGTAACATTTTTCTTTACATTTGGAAAGATTGAACGAATTGCCTACCTTTTCTGACTTGGATTGTACATGCTATTGAAGGTAAATAATAGTCTTCACGCTCTGTGGTTCAAAGTAATCCCATTACCAGCTTCTGCACTTTCCTTGAGAATACCCTTCCTGTGTGGTCCAGCAATGACGGCCCCTGACCCCGGCAAACATGGATGCTAGAGTCAGCATGGGTTTGAACACGGGCCCACTGCCCTTTGACTCACCCTTCCCCGTCTTTCAAACACTGTTCTATCTCTTCAATAAAGCTCATAAATTACGTAAAGAATGTGGGACTGCCCCACCCTCCCTGGTTCTCTCATCAGTTGGAAATGTTTTCCAAATCACAGCAGGTAGGTAAAAGAGAGAATAGATTAAATGGAAAGGTGTGTGAGAGTAACATACAGTTTCATTGTAAGAAGAATGATTGAAGGACCAAAAACTTCTTGAGGGctgtagatacagtgcatttggaaagtattcagaccccttgactttttccacattttggtacgttacaaccttattctgaaatggattcaattgttatttttttctcctcatcaatctatacacaataccccatgacaagcaaaaaaaggtttttagaaatttctgTAAATCTATTAAACATTTTAAACTAAACCCTATAATCAGTACTTTTTTGATATGCCTTCGGCAGCAATTTGACAGcctcgagttttcttgggtatgatgttacaagcttggcacagctgtatttggggagattctcccattcttttctgcagatcccctcaagctatgtcaggttggatggggagcgtggcTGCATAGCTACTTTCAGGTATCTCCAGgaatgttcgatcgggttcaagtccgggttctggatgggccactcaatgacattcagagacttgtcccgaagccaatcctgcgctgtcttggctgtgtgcttagggtcattgtcctgttggaaagtgaatctttgccccagtctgaggtcctgagagctctggaggaggttttcatcaaggatctctttgcactttgctctgttcatctttcccttgatcctgactagtttatccctccctgccactgaaaaacatcccacagtatgatgctgccatcaccaccatgcttcactgtagggatggtgccaggtttcctccaggcatgacgcttggcattcaggccaaagagttcaatcttggtttcattagaccagagaatcttgtttcatgatctgagagtcatttaggtgccttttggcaaacttcaagcaggctgtcatgtgccttttactgaggagttgcttccgtctggccagtcaaccataaaggcctgattggtggagtgctgcagagatggttgtcctgctggaaggttcatggtcaaaggaactctggagctctgtcagagtgaccatcaggttcatggtcacctccctgactgcGGTCatctcttggaagagtcttgggggttccaaacttttccatttaagaattatggatgtcaatgtgttcttggggaccttcaatgctgcagaaatgttttggtccctgtcccaagatctgtgcctcgacacaatcctgtctcagagctctacggacaattccttcaacctcatggcttgtttattttagtctgacatgcactgtcaaccatgggaccttatatagacaggtgtgtgcctttccaaatcatgtccaatcaattgaatttaccacaagtggactccaatcaagtcgtagaaacatctcaagaatgatcaatggaaacaggatgcacctgagctcaattttgaatctcataggaaagggtctgaatagttacagGGACTTGCAAaaatattcatcccccttggagcttttcctattttgttgaattacaacatgtaatttaaatggatttttatttggatttcatgtaatggacattttaaaaaatgtccaAGTTGGTGAAGTGGAatgaaaaaaaaacggaaaagtggtgtgtgtatacgtattcaccccctttgctgtgAAGCCccgaaataagatctggtgcaactaattaccttcagaagtcacataattagttagattgcacacaggtgggctTTAATTAAGTGTCacgtgatctgtcacatgatctcagtatatatacacctgttctgaaaggtcccagagtctgcaacaccactaagcaagaggAACCACCAAGCAAGTGACACCATGAAGCTCTCCAaataggtcagggacaaagttgtggagaagtacaaatcagtgttgggttataaaacatatacgaaactttgaacatcccacggaacaTCATTAAATCCATTGATAaaaaatatggcaccacaacaaacttgccaagagagggctgcccaacAAAACTCACAggacaggcaaggagggcatttctcagagaggcaacaaagagaccaaagataaccctgaaggagctacaaagctccacagcggacaTTGGAGTATCTGACCATATGatcactttaagctgtacactccacagagctgggctttacgaaagagtggccagaaaaaaagacattgcttaaagaaaaaaaataagcaaacatgtttggtgttcgccaaaagccATGTGGGAGACTACCCAACCATATGGAAAAAGGTACAAAGGTCAGATgtgactaaaattgagctttttggcaatCAAGGAAAACGCTGTGTCTGGtgtaaacccaacacctctcatgaccccgagaataccatccccacagtgaagcatggtggtggcagcatcatgctgtgtttcatcggcaaggactgggaaactggtcagatttgaaggaatgatggatggctctaaatacagggaaattcttgagggaaacctgttacagtcttccagagatttgagactgggacagatgTTCACCTTCCAGTTGGACAATGACTTTAAGCATACtcctaaagcaacactcgagtagtttaatgggaaacatttaaatgtcttggaatggcctagtcaaagcccagacctcaatccaattgagaatctgtggtatgacttaaagattgctgtacaccagcagaaaccatccaacttgaaggagctggagcagttttgccttgaagaacgggcaaaaatcccagtggctagatgtgccaagcttatagagacataccccaagagatttgtagctgtaattgctttaattgtactttttttgtcttatttctggtttgtttcacaatataaaatattttgcatcttcaaagtggtagccatgttgtgtaaataaaatgatacaaacccccaaaaaatctattttaattcctgGTTCTAAggcaacacaataggaaaaatgccaagggggtgaatacttttgcaagccactgtatgtaaataaggtatttttgttttctaatttgtaaaacatttgcaaaaatgtataaaaaacattttttgctttgtcattatggggtattgtgtgtagattgatgaggggggaaaaaaacaatttaatacattttagaataagattaacttaacaaaatgtggaaaagt is a window from the Oncorhynchus clarkii lewisi isolate Uvic-CL-2024 chromosome 14, UVic_Ocla_1.0, whole genome shotgun sequence genome containing:
- the LOC139366018 gene encoding BTB/POZ domain-containing protein KCTD8-like, encoding MAMKETILPITEVSAPAPPPNPEVVELNVGGQVYVTKRSTLVSVPDTTLHAMFARCPPLELPRDSRGRFFIDRDGFLFRYVLDFLRDRQLVLPDHFPERERLQREAEHFQLGELLRLLGPRVGSKQGSMNDEGCHSDIEESSQSSEYPTGRTSTSSDKRSGFITIGYRGSYTTVRDNQADAKFRRVARIMVCGRIALAKEVFGETLNESRDPDRPPEKYTSRFYLKFTYLEQAFDRLSEVGFTMVACNSTGTAAFVNQYRDDKIWSSYTEYIFFRPAFKTVSPKQDCEERKQDKLGTDKGSESGTSLNELSTSSSETHSEATSPQDGPNLGGGGGGGSVAPCGALQSVSRQPSTLTLGRPSKKGSSVQWMQLPDKRRNSELFQSLMGREGGLSRKKNTERPSAEEEMKQCIQDFNNIKIPQAFPERKRQWQSELLQKYGL